Proteins encoded together in one Triticum dicoccoides isolate Atlit2015 ecotype Zavitan chromosome 7B, WEW_v2.0, whole genome shotgun sequence window:
- the LOC119338574 gene encoding cytochrome b-c1 complex subunit Rieske, mitochondrial-like codes for MLKVAGRRLSSSLSWRPAATDGARGPLAGAGGPRRDDDDGSTYQRRFAIESPFFTAARGFYSAETLFPRNQDAGLVELPATVAALKNPNSKILYDRYNHERYPPGDPSKHAFAYFVLSGGRFVYASLLRLLVLKFVRMSASKDVLALASLEVDLSSIEPGSTVTVKWHGKPAFIRRRRDDDIKLANIVDVASLRHPEQDAERVKNPEWLVVIGVCTHLGCIPLPNSGDFGGWFNLCHGSHYDISGRILKGPASYNLEVPTYSFLEDNKMLIG; via the coding sequence ATGCTGAAGGTTGCGGGGAGGAGGCTCTCGTCTTCCCTCTCCTGGCGCCCTGCGGCAACCGACGGAGCCAGGGGCCCGCTCGCCGGCGCCGGCGGACCTAGGAGAGACGACGACGATGGTTCGACCTACCAGCGGCGGTTCGCCATCGAGTCCCCCTTCTTCACCGCCGCGAGAGGCTTTTATTCGGCTGAAACACTTTTTCCACGAAACCAAGATGCTGGGTTGGTTGAACTCCCAGCCACTGTTGCTGCACTGAAGAACCCCAACTCAAAAATCCTTTATGACCGGTACAACCATGAAAGATATCCTCCTGGAGATCCCAGCAAGCATGCCTTTGCCTACTTTGTTCTGAGTGGTGGGAGATTCGTATATGCGTCACTGCTGCGTCTCCTTGTCTTGAAGTTTGTCAGAATGTCAGCAAGTAAGGATGTGCTTGCACTTGCTTCCCTTGAGGTTGATCTATCCAGCATTGAACCCGGCAGCACAGTGACTGTCAAGTGGCATGGAAAGCCAGCCTTCATCAGGCGACGGAGAGACGATGACATCAAGCTGGCCAACATCGTGGATGTTGCATCCCTGCGCCACCCAGAGCAAGACGCTGAGCGTGTGAAGAACCCAGAGTGGCTGGTGGTTATTGGTGTCTGCACTCATCTTGGTTGCATTCCCCTTCCCAACTCTGGAGACTTTGGTGGCTGGTTCAACCTGTGCCATGGCTCCCACTATGACATCTCTGGCAGAATCCTCAAGGGCCCTGCCTCGTACAACCTTGAGGTGCCCACCTACAGTTTCTTGGAAGATAACAAGATGCTCATAGGCTAA